Genomic window (Granulicella arctica):
CCTGATCTATCACCATTTTGCCAGTAAGGAAGAGATCATCCAGGCACTGTACGAGCGGATTTATACGCTTAAGATAGCCAGCTTTCTCGATGGGTTCAGCCCTCAAATGGACCCACAGCAAGCCTTCGTCCAAGGATGCGAAAGGATGTACCTCTTCTATCGCAAGCACCAGAAGGAGATGCGCTTCCTGGAGCAATACAAGAACGCTGGGTTTGCATGCCAACCTGAACTCAATGCCTCCGACACCCGGATCACAGCATTTATGCAGCGTTACTCCAGCCACTCCAAAGGGGGCGTTTTAAACGAATGGCCCGCTGACGTGATGCAGGAAATTACCATCGGCCTTATCGAGCGCCTCGCCCGACTGCCCCGCAAGCTATCCTCCGCCGTCCTGCGGGAGATCGCTGAAAGTTTATGGACGCAGGTCAAAGCAATCTAAAACAGAGTGAACGTTCGGTCTGCTGTGTATACTCGTGACTATGAACGAAGATCTCGTACTCGTCACTGGCGGCTCCGGATTTGTGGGCGCCCACTGTATCGACCAACTACTTCGCGCAGGTTACCGTGTACGCACCACTATCCGTTCCTTAAAGCGTGAAGCCGATGTTCGGGGGATGCTGAACGTTGCCGGGTCCCCGCGTCAGGATGCTCTCTCCTTCGTTGCAGCGGATCTTTCCGGTGACGCTGGATGGACTGATGCCGTAGCCGGCTGCCGCTTCGTCCTCCACGTCGCCTCGCCTTTCCCGGCCAAGGCACCGAAGCACGAAGACGAGCTCATCATTCCTGCGCGCGAGGGTACTCTGCGCATTCTCCGCGCTGCACGCGACGCTGGTGTTGAGAGAGTTGTTCTCACGTCTTCCTTTGTCGCCATTGGTTACGGTCAGAAGCCGCGCACTGCACCCTTCGATGAGCGCGACTGGACCGATCTGAAAGGTTCTGGCCTTACGGCTTACGCCAAGTCGAAGACCATCGCTGAGCATGCGGCCTGGGACTTCATCGCAAGCGAAGGCAACGGCCTTGAACTCTCCGTCATTAACCCCGTCGGCATCTTCGGTCCGGCACTTGGCCCCGACTACGCGACTTCAGTCGAGATCGTGCAGCGTTTTCTCGATGGAGCCGTTCCCGTCTGTCCACGCATCTCGTTTGGCGGCGTAGACGTTCGTGACGTAGCCGACCTCCATATCCGGGCGATGACCAGCCCGGCCGCCAAGGGCGAACGCTTTCTTGCCGTGGCTGGAGATGTCATCAAGCTGATCGACGTGGCCATGATTCTGAAGAAACGCCTTGGCCCCATCGCCCGTCGCGTCCCGACCCGCGAGATGCCAGACTGGCTCGTACGTCTGCTGGCCAGATTCATGCCCGACCTGCGACTCATCGCACCCGAACTCGGTAACGTCCGCAACCTCACGAACGCCAAGGCAAAGCGTATCCTCAACTGGACACCACGCTCCAACGAAGACTGCATTGTGGCAACAGCGGAGAGTCTCCAGCGGCTTGGCCTTCTAAAGGCATAGTATGCAGTGCCGATGGCAAACGCGACGGTCACCCTTTGCGGCAGTGCCTGCAGAGGGCGGGGCATCGGGGATCGCCTGCGGCCCTTGAGTGTGAGGTAGGGAAGCATTTACTCCGGCAGAAGGCCTGCTGTGCGATAGCTCTTGATTACGGCGTCGAAGAGGGCTATGTCGGATCGACTTCTTGCCATAAGCTGAGCACCGGCCACGGCGGCGTAGATGGCGCGGGCGCGTGGCTCAATCTGCTTGCCGGTCACCACATTTGCTGCCGACAGAACTTTACTCAGCCAGGCGACGTTGACGTCAGCGAAGGTCTGGACCTCTTTCCTTACCTCTTCCGGCAGATCGTCATATTCGGCGGCCATGAAGCCGCTCAGGCACATCCGATTCTCATTCTCAAGCGCCCAACGAAACGTCTCAGGGTATCGCCGCAGGGCAAGAACTGGGGTCGAGGCTTTTGTAAGGAGAGCCTCCAGGGCGGCCGCGTGGTCCTCCCAATAGCGTTTGGCGACGGCCTCAGCGAGGACGGCCTTGCTGGGGAAGTGGTGATAGATGCTCGCGGCCCGGATGCCGACCAACTCTGCGAGGTCGCGAAAGTTCAGTCCGTTATAGCCATGTGCCTGCGCAACCAGTTTGGCGGCTGCCAGGATTTTCTCTCTTGAGTCCGTACTCACACTGTCGCCCCGCTGACCGATGTCCCACTAAGAGGTCTGAAGAAATATTATTCCAATTAAGTGAATCTACCAAGTGGCAGGTAGTATCTATTCAGCATACCTACCAAGTGGCAGGTAGTAAGTTTGCAAGGTGCCCTTAGTATTTGGCTGAGTCTGCTTTCTGGGTCCAGTCGTTCTCTTCAGACCTTCTCAACCATGCAGGATCCAAAGGAGATTTTTATGCCATTCGCCCGTATCGATCTGATTAAAGGAAAGACCGCTGAGTATCGTGCCACTGTTGCCGACATTGTTTACAAGGGCATCGTCGATGTGCTGAAGGCTCCGGATGGTGACCGCTTCATCGTCATCAACGAGCATTCCCCCGACAATCTGATTTACGATCCGAAGTTTCTCGGATGGGATCGGTCGCCAGATTTTCTCTTGATCCAGGTAACCAGTACTGTCGGGAACAATAAGGAATCCAAGCTTGCGTTCTTCCGGTACATCGCTGACGAGCTTAAGAGCAAGCTCTCCGTCCGCCCGGATGACGTGATGATCAACATGGTCTTCGTCGACCGCTCGGATTGGTCGTTCGGCAACGGAGAACCTTGGTAATCGATCGCCTCACTCGGCAGGTTCCACGTTATGCAGATTCAGTCGGTCGCCTCGTTAGCCGAGGCGATCGACTGGCAATGTCTGCTTTGAGGAAGCCTCAGCTTCCTTTCGGGAATGACAACTACAGAAGCAATGCAAAGGCAGGTGCCTAGGCGGCGGCGAAGGGGTCTTCGAGGGAAGGGCTTTGGGGGGTGAACATCTTGCCGCCGTCGGGGGTGACGTACCAGTCGTCTTCGAGACGGACGCCGAACTCGCCCTTGATGTAGAGGCCGGGCTCGTCGGAGAAGGTCATGCCGGCTTCGAGGGGTTGGGTGTTGCCGCGGACGAGGTAGGGCCACTCGTGCATGTCCATGCCGATGCCGTGGCCGACGCGGTGGGTGAAGTGGGCGTAGTCCGGCCCGAAGCCTGCGTCGGTGATGACCTTGCGGGCGGCTGCGTCGATGGCCTGGCACTGGACGCCGGGGCGGGCGGCGGCTAATGCGGCGGCCTGCGCTTTGTGGACGATGTCGAAGACTTTCTTCTGCTTGTCAGTGGCTTTGCCGAGGACGAAGGAGCGAGAGATGTCGGACTGGTAGCCCTCGACGAAGCAGCCGTCGTCGATGAGGATGATCTCTCCTTCTTTGATGGTTTGGGGTTGGACTGAACCGTGCGGCAGGGCGGAGTATTCGCCGATCTGGCAGCTTGCCTCGCCCTGGACGCCGACGCGCGCGTAGGCTGCGTTGATGAGGTCGACGAACTGGCGGTTGGTCATGCCGGGCTGGGCGGACTTGAAGGCAGCCTCGTAGACCGAGAGGGTGATGTTGTTGGCGATCTGCATGAGGGCCAATTCATGGGCGGTCTTGATGCTGCGGCAACCGGAGACGACGGGGATGGCACTGACGATTTTGAGCGCGGGGCAGGCCTCGCCGATGCGCTGGGCGAAGACGAACTGGACGCGCTCCTCGATGCCGAGGGAGCCGGTCGCGACGCCGGACTCGCGGAGGGCTTTGGCGGTGAGGGCGTAGGGATCTTCATCCTCGTTCCAGGTGTAGATCTTGGTGGTGGCGCCGTCGGGGACGTCGGTAAGGCGCTCGCGGACGCGGTCCTCCTCGAAGACGGGGCAGACGATGAACGGTGCGCCGGTGGCGGGGAGGATGAAGGCGAAGAGGCGCTCGGACTGACCCCAGCGGATGCCGGTGAAGTAGACGAGCGAGGTGCCCCCGGTGATGCAGATGGCGCCGGTCTTGTGTTCGTGCATGAGCTGGCGGGCGCGGTCGAAGCGCTGCTGGCGCTCGGCGAGGGTGATGGGCTGGCCTTCGCCGCGACGGCTTTTGAGGGCGGCGATGGCGGGCGGGAGTGGCGTGGCCGATGAAGAGGGTGTGGGGCGCTGGGCTTCAAGGGCGGCGGCGGGGATGGCGGCAACTGCGGCGGAGGCGAGAAGGAAGCGACGGCGGTCGAGCAGAGGAGTCATCGGGCTCTTTCGGATGTTGCTGGAGTGACGGGAATGTTGCAATTGTAGCGGCTGCTCTCCGTTATTGGAGTGGTGCTAGAGTTTTTGGAAGAGCTTACGCGGCATCACGGGACAAGAAAGAGGAATCATGATCACGACGGTTCAGCAGCATATCCAGCAGCAGCAGGCGGATATTACGGCGGCGAGTGGGACGTTCAGTCTCCTGCTTGGCGGTATTACGCTGGCGAGCAAGATGATCGAAGCGAAGATCCGCTCGGCTGGTCTGAGTGATGTGCTGGGTGCATTTGGGCAGACGAATGTGCAGGGTGAGGCGCAGCAGAAGCTGGATGTCTTCGCCAATGAGGCGCTGCTGCACTGCCTTGGCGTGCGCGATATGGTGGCCGCGCTGGTGAGCGAAGAGGACGAGGAGCCGGTGACGTTTGCCCGCAGCAGCGAGAACGGGAAGTACATCGTCGTGTTTGACCCGCTGGACGGGTCTTCGAATATCGATGTGAATGTGAATGTCGGGACGATCTTCAGCATCCTCAAGCGACAGCCGGAGGGTGACCTGGATGCGTCGATTCTGCAGCCGGGGTTCAAGCAGGTTGCGGCGGGGTATGTGGTCTATGGGCCGTCGACGGTGCTGGTCTATACGACGGGAAATGGTGTGCACAGCTTTACGCTCGATCCGACGATTGGCGCGTTTGTGCTGACGACGGAGCGGATGCAGATGCCGCAGCAGGGGCCGTACTACAGCACCAACGAGGCGAATGCGGCGCAGTGGCCTGCGGAGTATCGGAGCTACGTCGACTTGTTGCGAGGTGGGAGCGAGGGGGCTTACAGCTCGCGGTATATCGGGTCGCTTGTGGCGGATTTTCACCGGACGCTGCTCAAGGGTGGGATCTTCTTATATCCGCCTACGGCAAAGCAGCCGGGGGGTAAGCTGCGGTTGCTGTATGAGGCGAATCCGCTGGCGTTTATCGCGGAGCAGGCGGGTGGGAAGGCGAGCAGCGGGGCGGGGCGGATTCTCGACATCAAGCCGGAGGGGATTCACCAACGGACGCCATTTATGGTGGGCAGCGCGCGGGAGATGGAGCTTCTGGAACAGGTGCTGGCGCGGTGATGGAGTTTGCGGCAGAGGTGGTGGATATACGGCTGGAGTCGCGGGTGGGCGCACGGCATCGGTGGCAGATGCTGCTGAGCGTTACGTCTTTTTCGGAGACGGCGAGTACGGGGCGGCTTGATGCGGTGGCTCCGAGTGGAGCGCGACTTGAGGTGCCGGTGCTGGGGGTTGTGGTGGAAGATGGCGAGGTTTGGCATGTGGTCGAAAAACCACTGGCGGCAGGGACTTCGGTGACGGGGTGGATTGCGGATTTGGACGAGGAACACGCAGGTTCGCTTCGGGAATGACAGCGGCAGGGCGGTACGTTTGGTTGAGTGGGAGCGGTTTGTGCTGCTACACTCAGAGTGTTCATTTCCGTGGCGCTTCGTGGGCGAGATGGCTTCGCGGCGAGTGCATGGTGTGGGGCTGTAGCTCAGTTGGGAGAGCGCGTCGTTCGCAACGACGAGGTCAACGGTTCGATCCCGTTCAGCTCCACCAATCAGTCTGCTGTACTTAATATCTCCGTTTAATTTATCGGCCAGTTTGCCGCCTTGCGGGCTAAGTTCGGGCATTCGGGGACGCATTCCCTGAAAGACTTGCCAAATGCTCAACTACGCTACGTTTGCAAACTCAAGGCGGCGACCACATCCCAAAACCAAAACCGGTGTTCCTCGACAAACGATCGGTCGTACAGAACATGTCCCAGCCTACGTACCGCAAGGCGCAAACTCCCTCAACATTGGGAGAACGCACCCCCGACAGATTGTAGGAGCTGTACATGATGTCCATGATGGTCAAAGGAGTCGAACCGCTATCGTTGGTGAAGGATTGCGCATTTCCGGCGACATGATGCCATCGAGAGCAGATTCCTTCCTGTTTGGCGCCTGTTCATTCCTTATTCGTATCTGAATCCTACGAAATCGAGCAGACGAGCAGCGTCATATCGTCGTGTTGTGGTGCGCCGCCTGTGAACATATCTGCGGTCCTGAAGATGCAGTCGAGCAGCGAGGACGCAGGTTTTGATTTGCCTGGCCTGCAAAGAAATTGCTGAGCGCAGGACATCATCCGCTTCTCGCCCCATTCCTCTTCGTCATGGGTCATTGCTTCTGAAATGCCATCAGTGTACGCAAACAAAGTATCCCCGACGCAGAGTTGAATCGTAACTTGCTGGTACTCTGCATCGGGCATCAAACCAATGACCATGCCAGTCGGCTCGAGAGCTATCGTGACATCTCCTCGCAAGAGGATCGGCGGATTATGCCCTGCATTCACATACGTCAGCAAGCGGGTCGCGGGGTCATACTCTGCGTAGAAGAAGGTTGCGTAGCGGCTATCGGTGGAAGAATCAAAGACAAGTCGGTTGACGCTCCGCATCAGCATGGTCAGGTCAGCAGAATCGCTCTCCGCCTGCAATGCAGCTATGCTGCGCAAGCTTGCTCGCAGGCTTGCCATCAGCAGCGCCGCCGAGATTCCCTTCCCTGAAATATCGCCGATGGCAATTGCCAGCCGAGGTTGCGCTTGGACTCTCGGGGGCAGCAGGAAGAAGTCGTAGTAGTCACCACCGACGGCTTGAGCTGGCCTACAGTGGCCTGCAAGATCGATTCCGGCCACATGAGGATAGACCTGAGGAAAGAGACGCTGCTGTACCTCTCGCGCGATCTCGATTTCGCGAGAGATACGTTCCCGCTGTGAGATCTCCACGGTCAGGTTTTCGAGAAGCTCAGCATTCTCGAGTGCCAGCCCCGTCTGCGACGCTACAGTTTGCAGGAGCTGCCGGTCGGTCCGCGAGTAAGGCTCTTCCGAACTCTTCGGACCGAGCGCCATGACCCCGATGAGACGGTTTCGGCCAGGGAGTGGAACAAGTAGCTCCGTCGAAAGGTCCGCAAGCGCAGAGCGCTCCTCATCTGTGGCGTCCACCAGCCAACTTGAGGGATCATCACGATAGACAATGGCAGGGCTCTTACTACGAGCCAACGCCGAAATCGTTGCCGAATTCGCAGTGAGTGACAGTGTCTTGCCGGGCGGCCTCGCGCAGCCCGTGGCAAGAGCGAGTTCAAACGTGTCGCCGACGCGTAAGAACACTGCGATTCGTTCAATATGCAGTGTGCTGCCGATGCGCGAGGAGATGGTGTCAATCAGCGGTCCTACCTCGGTAAAGCTACGGGCTTCATCGGAAAGTTCCGATAACAATTGCTCCGTGGAATACGCTTCGCGAAAGAATCGCCGATCGATTCTCTGCTGGAGTCGCTTTGAGAGTACGAAGCGAAAGCCCAGGAAGACCCCTGCAAGTGCGGCGATTCGCATCTGGTCCGCGGCGCGGTGCTGACCCGGCGAAGTGAAGTACCGATTTATGAAATAGGACATCCATGTGGCTAACAAGATGCTTACGACTAGAACTGTGTTGCGCGCAAAAAAATACTTCGTACCCTGGCGAATAAGAATCCGCACGTCCATGGCACGCTGCACGATGACTACATAGGCAAGAGTCAGAGGGAAAAGTACAAATACTGCAAGTGCTCCGCCATAGAGCCAGCGTGGAAAGGTTTCATCGATCTGCGAACCGTGAACGAGGGCGTACAGCAGGAGCAGTCCGATCGGTGTGTTTGCAACGGCAGACCCGAAGTAAAGCACCCGCAAGCGTCGCCTTGCATCCGGGTTTGTATTGAGTCCAATTTTGCGTGCAACAGACGCGAAGAAGGTGCCAATGGCAATGAAGATCAGAGTGGTCTCAGCCCAGGTGATGAGTCCGATCCACGAAGCCAGCCACGAGATTGCATGGAAGCTGAAGACGAAGCCAACACTAAACAGGAGGTCCAGTGGAAACAGCAGAAGAAGTGGACCCAAAATCAGCCACTTAATCCATGGCGCGCGCTTGTCCCAATCCGCTCTTTCTGGAAAATAGATTCCGAACAGCATGATGCAAATCGGGCCGGCGATGCTGATCACATCCGCCCAGACAGGGTTGATGTAGAGCGCTATTCCCGGCCAATAGACAGGCGGAAAGAATAACGAGGGAAAGTAAGCGAAGATGCCGAACAGCAACCATGCATTGCCGTTGCGCGGCTTTGCGATGACGACCCAACACCCCAGTGTAAGAAAACAGATTGGAAAGAGAATGCGCAGTAGAAGATCCTGCGTCACGATGTGAAACCACGTCAATCGATTCCCTGTGTCGGCTGCAACAAGTGAAAGTAGTGCAGTTCGAGGCATTCCGTCTTGCGCAAGATACCCTACGGTAAGCTGGTCACCTGGATGCCTGTTGCGAAGTTCCTCGATCAGCACCCGCATCCCGGTGAACGAGCGTCCGTTGACCGAGACCACGGGCGATCCCAAGGTTAGACCGGCTGATTTTGCTTCAGGGCTGAGGGTGACAACGCGATTCAGTTGAAGCCCGAAGTTAGCCGGGAATTGAACTATCGTTGTGCCATGAAAAACCTGTTCCCATGTAGCAGTTACACCATGAAACGTGTAGATCAGTGAAAGGAGCATGACGATCGTCAGCAGTGCGTATTGGATCCACGCCGACCTCGCTGATCGATCTAACTTCTGGACCTTGAACATGGGCGTTGAGGAATGGTAGCAGAGGGCAAAAATCAGATATCTATCGGTTTACCATGAGTTGCGGCGTTCAAAGTGCCGGGTATTAGAGCTCAAGAACCACCTTTCCTTTGCTGCCTCTGCCAACTGCGTCGTAAGCAGCAGCTATATCTTTTCCGAACCGCTGTTCGGCCAGCAGCGGCTTGAGTTGACCCTGCTCTGCGAACTTAGCTGATTGTTGGAGAATGTGTCCGTGATTAGCGCGACCGGAGCCTGATAAGAGCGGCAGCAGCGTGAATACGCCAGAGTATGTTGCTGCGCGAAACGACAGTGGTGCGAGCGCATGCGTTCCCCAGCCGAGACAACTGACGACGTGGCCGGTGTAACGTTTGACTGCGAGGAATGATGCATCGAGCACCGGACCACCGAGCGTGTCATATACGATGTCGAAACCTTCGCCACTCGTGTGCTCAGCAACATAGTCGTTTACCGATGCATTTCTGTCGATTGCGATTGCACCGAGCGCTTCAATAATGGAACGTTTGTCGTCGGACACAGTGGTAAATACTTTTGCTCCTCGCGCAAGAGCGATCTGCACTGCGGCGTAGCCTACGCCACCTGCGCCAGCATGGATGAGAACGTTTTGCCCGGCGTGAACGTTCGCGCGATCGATAAGACCTTCCCATGCGGTGATGGTGACAAGCGGCATGGCCGCCGATTGCTGCATAGTGAGTGTTTTCGGTTTAAGAGCAAGCGACATGGCATCAGCGACGACGAACTCCGCGAGTGTTCCTTGCAAACCTCCAACACCACCAACCATGCCGAAGACTTCGTCGCCGGGCTGAAAACCAGTAACGGCGTCACCGACTTCGGCCACCACGCCAGCCATATCGAGACCGAGCACGGCTGGAAGTGGCTGCCTGGCATGGCCGCCTTCGCCGGCGCGAATCTTTATATCGAGCGGGTTGACGCCGCTTGCGAGAATCTTCACCAGCACCTGACCGCTAGACGGCTGCGGCGTTGGGACCTTTACTTCGCGAAAGGCGCTGTTCGGGCTCTCTACAACATATGTCTTCATGTCTTCCTCTGTGTCGGCTCTTGCAAGGTCGCAGTCTCTGGCCTGCGTTTAGTTTCTTTATAAAGAATCGATGAAGTCCGGCAGAGGCAATAGATCATGACCGGTCGAATCGGCTACAGCGCCGAGTTGTTCGGGTGGCGTATCGAGTCTGTTGACCCAGTACGTCGGATAGCCGAACGCTTTTGCGCCTGCAGCGTCCCAGCCGCCGAACGCGACGAAAGCAATCTGATGCTTCTGCAAGTGAAAGGCCTGTATGGCCATATTGTATGTGTTGGGCTCAGGCTTAAATGCCTGTACCCGATCGGTGCTGAGTTGAAACTCAAACACCTTTTCGAGACTGGAACCTCTGACGCAGGATTGCATCATTGAAACCGTCATATTCGAAAGGAGCGCCAGACGAAGGCCGCGCTTCTGAAGCATTACGATCGCATCAGCCACGTCGGGCCATGGCTTCAATTGCAGGAAAGCAGACATCAGTTGCTTGTTCTGTTCGTAATCCATACTTACCTTAGTTTGTTTCGACGCATAGTTGAGCGAGTCCTGCGTGACTTGCCAAAAGTTCACATACCGATGCATGGAGTTGCGCAGCCACGTGTATTCAAATTGTCGTGTGCGCCAATTGTTGCTTAGCTCCGACCCGCGGCCTGGGAAGAGTTGCTCTGCGAGCTGGAATACAGAACGGGAATCGAAGATTGCGAATGCATCGAATGCGACTGCCTTGATTGCCGAACGGTTCTGCGCCCGCAGGAAGCCAGGCGCGATTGCTGAGGTCGCCACCATTGCTGCAATGCTGAGGAACTGACGCCTGTTTGTCGCCGTTCGTGGGCCCATAGTATTGTTTCTCCTCTCTCACGTCTTTCCTCAGCGTTCATCCTGACAGGCTATTTGGCAGCAACGGTCGTCGGCATAGAAGAAAACAAGACGATCAGGCCTTCCATCAATGTGGGGTGCGTGAGAATGGCATCGCGCAAGGCCGTGTATGGCAGGTGGCCGATCATTGCGATCTGAACGGCAGACATGATCTCGCCTCCATCAACTCCAAAGACGGTAAAGCCGAGTATGCCGTCGTCCTCGGCTACCAGAGCCTTCATGAATCCGCGGGTTTCCGACAGGGTGCGTGTGCGAAGATCTGCGGCCATCGGGATTTTGAACAGGCGATAGGCGATGTTCTTTTTCTTTGCTTCTGTCTCACTCAGTCCGATGTGCGCCACTTCTGGATCGGTGAACAAGGCGAAGGGAACCTGTCTGCCGGTGGTGACGCGGTTACCACCGGCAAAGTTATCGCGGAGAATGCGGAAGTCGTCAAAGGCAATGTGGGTGAACTGCGGGCTGCCGGCGACTTCGCCATTCGCCCATACTCCCGGAGCTGTGGTTTCAAGCTTCTCGTTTACCTTGATGTGCCCGCTGGCAGTGAGTTCGACTCCTGCAAGCTCCAAGCCAATGCCATCGGTATTCGGAGTACGCCCTGTAGCGACGAGAATGTGGGTTGCTTCGATGGCTTTTGTTTGTCCGTCCTGCTTGTACGTGATGGTGACGGATTGACCCGATACACCAGAGACGCCTTCAACGGTCGCATTGAGCACAAGATCGACGCCTTCCTCACGAAAGAGCGTTTCAAGTCCGGCACTGACGTCCGGGTCTTCACGATGCAGCAGGTTTGCGTTTCGTTCGAGTATGGAGACTTTACTACCAAGGCGGCGCATGGCCTGTGCGAATTCAAGGCCGATGTACCCGCCGCCCAAAATAAGCAGATGCTGAGGGAGCGTATCGAGCTCGAGTGCTTCAACGTGCGTGAGAGGGTTGGCTGTAGCAAGGCCGGGAATATCTTCTACGGATGCTCGCGTGCCAGTACCAATGACGACCTTCTTGCCGTGCAACTGACGCCTGGTACCGTCCGGCAAGTCTACCTGCAGCAGTTGTGGGCCGATGAAGTAGCCTTGGCCAAGAATCAGCTCGACACCGGTAGTTTCGTAAACGCGAACGTGAATGTCGACGAGTTCTTTGACCATTTTGCGCTTGCGACCTGTAACGGCTGCCATGTCGATGGTGTAGCCCTTGCTTGCAATGCCGAATTCGGCGGCTCGCGCGAAGTACGACGCAACCTTGGCGCTATGGATAATGTTCTTGCTGGGAAGACAGGCGATGTTGGGGCAGGAACCGCCAATCCACTTGCGTTCGACCATGGCCACGCGTTGACCCTGCCTGGCAAGTGTCCAGGCGAGGAACTTCGATCCTTCGCCGCTGCCGATGACCACGAGGTCGTACTCTTCCGGAGTGACGTTCGATCCTGTGACTGTAGGTGTCATGCTTCCTCCTGTAATTACCATTCGTTGCTTGTCTTCGCGAGATCCATGTAGGGTTTGGTCCAGAGAGCGATTTGCATTTGGAGCGACCGCGTCCAGGCGAGGTGCATGCCCGCAACATCGTCATCGCTGTGACCTTTGCTGGCGAGGTAGGGCTTGATGGTGTCGATGAGGACAGCGGTGAACGCCACGACATCTCGGAACGGAACATGTGGGGTTGATGCTACCCCGTCTGATTGATTCTTCTTGACGCTCGTGTGCCGCAGCGCGATTTCCTGCTGATAGTTCAGCCAATCCCGATCGTAGGGTCGAAGGCACGTGTCCAGGATCCATTGCTCGAAGCGAAGGTTGCTTTTGGTAAGGTACTCGGGGTTGGGTTCGCCTTCCGGCGTGCGCGAGTGGCGCGCAAGATTCGGAATGCTGGCGATAATACCGCTGCGCCAGTGAGCGACAATTTGCTTTGTTTGTCCATCGAGGACTTCGCCGGC
Coding sequences:
- a CDS encoding FAD-dependent oxidoreductase, yielding MTPTVTGSNVTPEEYDLVVIGSGEGSKFLAWTLARQGQRVAMVERKWIGGSCPNIACLPSKNIIHSAKVASYFARAAEFGIASKGYTIDMAAVTGRKRKMVKELVDIHVRVYETTGVELILGQGYFIGPQLLQVDLPDGTRRQLHGKKVVIGTGTRASVEDIPGLATANPLTHVEALELDTLPQHLLILGGGYIGLEFAQAMRRLGSKVSILERNANLLHREDPDVSAGLETLFREEGVDLVLNATVEGVSGVSGQSVTITYKQDGQTKAIEATHILVATGRTPNTDGIGLELAGVELTASGHIKVNEKLETTAPGVWANGEVAGSPQFTHIAFDDFRILRDNFAGGNRVTTGRQVPFALFTDPEVAHIGLSETEAKKKNIAYRLFKIPMAADLRTRTLSETRGFMKALVAEDDGILGFTVFGVDGGEIMSAVQIAMIGHLPYTALRDAILTHPTLMEGLIVLFSSMPTTVAAK
- a CDS encoding haloacid dehalogenase type II, with the protein product MGPRTATNRRQFLSIAAMVATSAIAPGFLRAQNRSAIKAVAFDAFAIFDSRSVFQLAEQLFPGRGSELSNNWRTRQFEYTWLRNSMHRYVNFWQVTQDSLNYASKQTKVSMDYEQNKQLMSAFLQLKPWPDVADAIVMLQKRGLRLALLSNMTVSMMQSCVRGSSLEKVFEFQLSTDRVQAFKPEPNTYNMAIQAFHLQKHQIAFVAFGGWDAAGAKAFGYPTYWVNRLDTPPEQLGAVADSTGHDLLPLPDFIDSL
- a CDS encoding protoglobin domain-containing protein produces the protein MKKVADQIPAYTYGTPVVETSPVSLDELQALKVSVGFTDEDERYLRLAGEVLDGQTKQIVAHWRSGIIASIPNLARHSRTPEGEPNPEYLTKSNLRFEQWILDTCLRPYDRDWLNYQQEIALRHTSVKKNQSDGVASTPHVPFRDVVAFTAVLIDTIKPYLASKGHSDDDVAGMHLAWTRSLQMQIALWTKPYMDLAKTSNEW